The Fibrobacterota bacterium genome includes the window AGCTGAAGGAAGGGCCCACCGATATGGTCATCCTGGGTAGCGGCAGCCTGGTGGCGCAATTGGCTCCGCATCGCCTGATCGACGAATACCAATTCGTAGTGACCCCCGTGGCCATCGGCGGAGGACGCACCTTGTTCCAGGGCCTGAAGGAGCCTTTGCCGCTCAAGCTCGCGAAATCACGCGCCTTCGGAAACGGGAATGTTGTGCTAACCTACGTCCCCGCGTAAATCGCTTCGCGTTGAGTGGGGTCAGAAAAGCTTCTTGAAATAATCGCCGAGGGTGCGTTCCTTGTAATCCTTGTACTCGCCGGCATCGAAGAAGACGCCATGGCCCGCGGAGCAGGCTTCGAATACGATATGCGATTGCGAAGGGTCGGCGGCGCGCCGCATGGTTTCGCCGCATACCGGGCAGGGGATGTCGAGGGCATCGTCGAAGGATCTGCCGATCTCCGCTTCGCCGATGTCGATGGCTTGCGAGCCGTTGATCTTGCGCAGGCGCTGGTGCCCGTCTTCCTTGAACCAGATGCCGCGGCATTGCAGGCAACGGGACACGTGTATCCCGCCGATGTCGGCGAATTCCATTTCCGATTTGCATTTCGGGCAATCCATAGCATCCCCCCGCTTCGAAAGCGCCGGACCTCCGAAATGTAGGATAGCCCCGGCCGGAATTCATGACCGGATCAATTCGGATATAGACGTACTAGAGGCCGGATATGTTGCAAGCCGTTTTCCCGGATATCGGAAGCGATGGAACCGATTCCTGCGGCCAAGCCGCGGATGGATCGGAAACTGCCCGGGGATGTGCGCGGGATCACGGCGGAACTTCCGAAGCCGGGGCTAATGCTTATTTTGGAATCCATGAATACCAAGATCACTTTCGCCGGTCTCGCCCTGCCTTTCATTTTCATCGCCTGTGATTCCGCCTCTACGGCCACGGGCACGGTGCCCCCAGGGCCGAAGGGAACCCAGCTTTGCGCCGACGTGAACCCGTTGTTCCCGTCCCGCTTCCTGCCCGACGATACCGATAAGGAGGATGTCATCCGGGACATCGTCGCGGACGGCGCGGATGTTTTCTTCCGAACCTATAAGGCCGCGTATCGCGTGCCGGCCGCCGGCGGCGAACCCGTGCGCCTGGACGCGGAAAAGCCGGGCCAATACGTGAAGTCCCTGCATAAGGTGGGAAGCCGCATATACCTGTATTCCAAACGCGATAATAATGGGGTGCTCCAGGAATTGCCGCGCACCGGCACCGCCACCACTACGTTGGCTGCGCCCATCGCCCCCGCCGCGGGCCAGACGGAAGTGGACGAAGCGTTATTCATGGATGAAACCCATCTCTATTTCCTCGCCACCAAATTGATTGACCGGGACGACGGATCGGGACGCTACTCCGCCTATTTCCTGGATCGCATGCCCTGGGCGGGCGGAGCCACCGAGCAGTTAGTCAGCCTGGATTCGGCCCGCATCGGCAAGCTGTTCAAGCAAGGCGACCGGCTCTACTACGGGCGCTTGACCGGCGCCTCCTTCTGGAACCAAGCCGACGCCATCTTTTCCCTCCCGGCTTCGGGGGGCACGCCCATTATGGTCAACGCGCTGTCGGGCCCGCAAACCCTGGTCGACATTTTCGCCGCCGACGACGCATCCCTATATCTGAATATCATCGCCGACCCCACCCTCATCAAATCCGGCGTCTCCAAGGTCCCGCTCGCGGGAGGGACCCCGACGCTTCTGATCGATGGGAAGGTCGATGCCATCTGGCTCGATGCCGGCCGCGCTATCTATACTGAGTACCACCAAGTCAAAACCGATTCCGATCCGCTGGCCAACTGGGCTACCGGCATCTACACCGTTCCCGTCGCCGGCGGCGCGGCCGCCTATACCGGCTGCATTCCCGAGGGCCTCGGTTCGGGCACGTTCGGCGTCCAATCCGCAACGTTTTCCGGCGGCGTCCTGTACCTGGGCACGACCAGTAACGACGACGGGAAGAATACCATCATCAAATACGCCGTGCCTTAATCAATCGGGATCGGGGAAGCGTATCGCCTCCGGTCGCGTGAAATACGCTCCCGCCGCGGATCCGTGCGATACCCGCAGCGAACGCCCGCACGCGTCCGCTGCAGGGAATCCGGAAGCGGGACGGGATAGCGGAGTAAGGCGGACGTCCCGCACCTCCGTCGCAGCGTCCGATTCCAGCAACAATACCCAATCATCCGCGGCGGCGGGATCGGCATTCTTTCCGTTCTCGCCCGCCGGATCGAATGCATGGGCCGATTTCGCGAAGGGCGATCCCGCGGCCCCGTGGGCGGCGCCCGAGTAGGGATCGATCCAGGACGCTTTCACCGATTTTCCCGCCAGCTTGGAAAGGTCCGCGCTGAAGGCCGCGCCGCCCGGCGCGTAGACCACCGCGAAAGATCCATCATCCGCCCGCGCCGCGGCCAACATGTCCTTGCCGCTCCCCTTGGACGTGGTCACGAGGGCATTGTCCGCATCGGGAACCAGCTTCCACCAGTCCGCGCCCGCGAAGAAGGCGTTCTG containing:
- a CDS encoding dihydrofolate reductase family protein; translated protein: LKEGPTDMVILGSGSLVAQLAPHRLIDEYQFVVTPVAIGGGRTLFQGLKEPLPLKLAKSRAFGNGNVVLTYVPA
- a CDS encoding zf-TFIIB domain-containing protein, which codes for MDCPKCKSEMEFADIGGIHVSRCLQCRGIWFKEDGHQRLRKINGSQAIDIGEAEIGRSFDDALDIPCPVCGETMRRAADPSQSHIVFEACSAGHGVFFDAGEYKDYKERTLGDYFKKLF